Proteins encoded by one window of Babylonia areolata isolate BAREFJ2019XMU chromosome 8, ASM4173473v1, whole genome shotgun sequence:
- the LOC143285179 gene encoding uncharacterized protein LOC143285179, producing the protein MGKMDHVVCSTAAADGDVAGAAHGLGEDEEVVVWGEEEDSAEGEVVEEEEDNEDEGLLLHTPHPKYLGRGPRRPPRPPPPPTPNPPSPLYTLKRRPLPDS; encoded by the exons ATGGGGAAAAtg GATCATGTGGTATGcagcactgctgctgctgatggtgatgtggCTGGTGCTGCTCATGGTctgggggaggatgaggaggtggtggtgtggggggaggaagaggacagTGCGGAGGGTGaagttgtggaggaggaggaagataacgaAGACGAAGGTCTGCTGCTCCACACTCCCCACCCAAAGTACCTAGGACGAGGACCCCGCCGCCCCCcgcggccccccccaccccccacccccaaccctccttctcCACTATACACCCTCAAACGGCGTCCACTGCCTGACTCATGA